TAAGAAAGGTGATGACATTAACATTCTAGCCTTAAAAATTTGTAAAGGCATTATCTGGATGTAAATAAAACCATCTGAACCCAAATAAATGTTACACATTTTGTATCACAGACCccatattatttcaaaaaaatattggttCACCTCTTTTTCTCATGATCTTTGAAAAACTGATATTTAGgtacaaaaacattttcttCATTTATTAATCTCATCAATGTAATTCCAAAAGAACTAGAAAaagaaatcataataatattacagaaGCGAACCCTAGTTCTAATTTTAAGCCCTAAGACTTTActacatttctttattttctgatAAGAAAATCTCCATGATAGTTCTTGTTAGTATTTAGCAAAATAgaaactgttttaaaataacaagAAAGATATCAACATTGTCTAGCATGGAATTTCAaggaatttatatttttacaaggcttagaaataatcttttgtTTACCTTATGAATAGACGATATCCAGAACATCCAGCTTAACAAATGTTTTATACTGTATGTTGTACCTATTAtgtgctatttttcaacaaaatatagatttaaCGATGCTGTTGACTCTACATTGCAAGACACTTTTACTATAGCTTTTTTTTGATACTTAAAGTTATTCTACTGAAAATTGGCCAAACCCTTACCCCACGCCACCTTACCCTTACCCCACGCCACCTTACCCTTGCCCCACACCATTTAATGTCCCATTATTTACCTTAGTGCTCTCGTTTCTActgtatttaaaaatacttgACGTTGTAAAAACCTTACTGATTTCCACTCCACTGTGTTCCCAAGAATTAAGAATAAAGTACCAACAAAAAGTCACGTCTCAACAATTCCTCACTTTTGACACTGCGGAAAGACTTAAGAAACAAAAGCAAAGTTTCATATCGGCACCATTGACGTTAATTAAAAACGTTAGGCGTCTCTTTTTTACTTGAACAGCTTGTAATTAAGCAGAAGAGGACAGAAGAGTGTTCCGACTCTTTTGTTTCGCTCAAACGGTTATTAGGTATTGCATTTTCAAGGCTCgtctttttttaattaagcAAAGAATGTTTTAAGGAGGAATTAGTTCGACAGGTCTTTGTTTTGGGAAATGAGGAAGAATGAAACAACGTATTGGgtaccttttctttttattgaagctgctcaaaaacattaaatacctatgtatttttaataaatagattatttccaaattaaataaaagcacCAACAATAGATAAAGCaatattcatattttaattCTACTGAAAGCCATCAgttaaatatcatttttttaataatttcaattGCATAACGAATAAAACACCAATTTAAACCGTAACCcaaaattataaacaaattactatcaaaatttctaaaattatgtaattttacggCAGTTAAGGACATTAATAGCACGTGCATTATATTGAAATTGATATTGAAAACCGTTAATGGCCGTGGGGCATGAATATGAGTGACAGTTGGGATATCCAGTGTCCACCCCTCAtatcaaaattaattataaaggtGACACTACGTGTATACGTGTACATGTTTATCTAAGACATACCCTTGGAAACAATATTGCACCTATGATAGTAGTGGcaagtaaaataaaacatagCTGCAAGTCTAGTAGGTGcaactaaataatattaacttaCCCTGAAATACCTACAGCTTAAAATAGTAATACTACTAAAAAGTCCAGTTTACTGTAGCTATAACAACTTAGCGTAACTGTTTAATGTTGTTcaaacatacaattttaaacAGTGTTCAAAGTAACTTGAATTTGAAATCTTTTACACACATTTGAAACTCAAATTCAGGTTTTAAACTTTACCACAATTTTACGCCACAGTAATTACTAAAGGCAATCTcgctaaaatgtttttttttgtttgttccaGGTTACTGAAAGGAAGGGGACATGGAGACCGTAGTCCAATATTTGCTTCTAGCTCTGGCCCTGACTTCAGTGCAAATATCCTACACTGAAAGCCGACTAAATGAAAAACGCAGAGATAAAACTGAGAGACGTTTCCACTCGACGCAGATAAAGGACAATATATGCGAAATAACGGACAGGGAGTCTAAGGTGCACTGCTATTGCGAAAACACCGAAGTGAGGACCGCAACTCGAGCTGACTGCTGGGTTTTCAACGGGGGAATTGACGAAACTGATCCTATTTGGTCTAGCTTCAGTTCCCAACCTCATTTAGAACGGCTCACATTCAACGTTCGCTCCGACGGCGCACTCAAATTCATCCCTCTCCAAGTGATCCACAGAATGAAACGACTGCAAAAACTCTTCATCCATTACGCCACACTCGACAAAATAGAGAAAAGAACATTCTCAAACATGTCCACAGTGCGAGAGATAACATTAATGAACAACAAAATAACGGCATTGGACTTTTCGGCGTTCACAAATCTCCCGGCCCTCGTAAACTTGACTATAAAAGAGAATAAAGTGACCGAGATTCAGAGGGACGTATTCGTCGATTTACCCTCACTCAGAAATCTCGATTTGTCGTTTAACAGCATTAATCTGGCACACGACGCTTGTTTTGAACATCTGACTGTACTCAACGATCTGATACTAGAGGCGAATTCAATTACGATATTGACGAGAGATACTTTTAGAGGCTTGGCTAATCTGACGAGATTGGATTTGAGGTCCAACAAGTTGGCAATGATCGGAGACTTGACGTTCACTGAATTGTGGAATTTGAATGAGCTGCTATTGGACAATAACGAATTGAAATTTTTGTCTGAAAGAGCCTTCGATGGGCTTGTATTGTTGCAGAAATTATCAATGACTGGAAATAAATTGAAGTCGATTAATGAAGGCCTTTTGGAAGGTGTTCGAGGACTTGAGTTATTAGATTTGAGGAACAACGAGTTAGAGTACTTTACGTACGAAAACGTTAAGCCGATAATTGAAAACTTGAAAATGAAGACGTCCGTTCTTTACTTGAGTGGTAAGTTGACGGTTTTATTAGATTCCTATTTTAACAGCACCCTTCAGTCTCAAATTCTCTAATTTGTATTTTGACATAAAACAGCGTGTATAATTGTGCTCTGAttgtatttgaatttgaataccgtatcaaaataaCAATGTAACCAAGGGGTTCTTTTTAAAATCAAGGTGGCCAAAACATTGTACATTTTGAAGGACGTACTTGTCCCATTATAATCATATTTGCCAGAATTCCCTATTGAGTCCAACATATTATTTAGGAGTAAATAGCGCACGCTTCCATGTATTTAGAGAGCACTCATGGGAAGATAAATAACTATATTTTGTGCAAACAAAGGTTCTCCCTACAGGGCCTAATCCCCTACCAGAGCTCCCTTCACACATTAAAGACAATTAATGAGTGTAACAGCTCCCTTTCGCAAGTCAACAATGGCCTTATAACTCGATTTGGGTagaatgaaaaatgttttattaaaaatcaacaAGCAAACGACTGTTATTATATTTTCGTTAGCATTGACTGGCTCCAGGGAGCTTTTGAATGGCAGCAGTGATGTAATTAGACGATGATTTGAAGAAAACGGCTGGGAAAGTTTTAGTTCTACTTCATTAGCTTAAACAGTTTTAAATAGTCGTGTAATTGAATTGACTAATGAATGGTTTAAAGTATAATTATGTTTACGCATTTGGGCTACTACTATTTTTTGGATAATTTCGTTATTAAAAagccaaaataaaaacatttcaaatagTTTGCTATGTAAAAAATTAATGCATTTTTCATCTAGGGTTAATTTTCAATCTAAGAACTAAAGCGACTTTTATTCGCTATAAATAAAATCTAAGGgttgattattttaaaaataaaaacttatagcATCCATTGGCTGGCAGGGatacataaaatatgttttacattttgttaattattttcaCACAAAACACAAACATAATCTGTTTTCACAAAGCCTAGACTAGAGCAAGAATCTCCTAATTAACATAAATCTTACCTTGTACAAACTGAAAGCCGTAGTCTGAGATATAATTTACTTATTGTATTAGATAGTATTATTTATCGTCATTGTTCTAGCTACAAATAAGCCCTCCCCAAACTCACATTACAGCTAAGCTGATTCCGAGTGGCGCTTTACATACTAATGTTTCTGTTACAGGCAACAAACTAAGCTGCGACTGTCGCTTGTCCTGGATCCAGATGCTAAGAAACGAATCAAAAAGCGAAATACTCCGAGCAGCATTAGATGACGTCACGTGTGTTCTCGAAAAAGTCGACAGATCCCCAAATGACGTCAACTTTGATGTCCCAAAAAGTTTGTACGAGCTCGTCACTAACAACGCACCCCAAGATCCTAATTATGAAACCTTTTATGAAGAAACGAGTCAGGCGTTCAAAGAAACGACTGCTCAACCAGTTGTGAAGAGCCAAATCTCGATATTTGACGTGCCAATCGAAACTTTGCCGTGTCCGAGTGAATTGGTACAGAATAAAGAAGATTCTTTAATGCTGTCATCGAAAGATGAAAGCTATTGGCAGCCTGGGTCGAGCTGTAGCGTTTTGTCAAGTTTAACATTAATAGTCACGTTAGGTTTAGTGTGTGTGTTGTTATAAGTAGGTTTAGAATTTTGTAAGTTAAACTTTTATACTTCGTCTGCTGAGTTAactttgatttttattatagaTGCCAAAAGTAAGTAACTTATGCGATTATTTTAAAGTGATTTTCCTATTTACAACAAAATCAGTCAAAACTACTATTACAGCACGCTTAAGGagctataatttattttctctaAAACAAGGAGAGTACTAAAACTTGAATCAAAGCTGGTATTGGGCTCAATCTTAGAATTTAATCAATCATCGTTGTAAAACTTTTCAGCTCGAGTTATGGGCTTAGTTATGACCtcaatactatttcaaaatagcTTCTGAATCTTTTGCAGCAATATTTCGAGTCTCAACTTGAGATTTGTCAAGAACAATAACACCAATCTTTTTCTGCACCTTATACTGGGTGGCGCAAAAGTAAAGACCCTATTTGGTTCAGCTATAACATTTTTTCTAAATTAGAAAACTAGatttaggtttttttaaatgtatatttgtGCCATTAAATTTCGTACCATTAGGATTTAAAGATGATGTCTTTTAAATGGTGACCTCCAGAGTTGATACACATTTGAGCCCTATTTATGACATTTTGCATAACTTGCCGTAACACTTCCTGCGATATGTTCGTTATTTCTTGACGAATGTTTTCTTTTAGAGCTGCGAGAGTCTGTGGCTTGTTCACATACACCCGAGATTTCAAAAAACCCCAAAGAAAGAAGTCTGGACTGGTCAGATCGGGTGATCTTGCAAGCCAAGGCAAATCGCCAAAACGAGAGATAACTCGGCCTGGAAAAGCGTCCGTAAGAACATTGACACAATTATTCCACGTTCTTGGGGAGTAAAACGGTCCATGTTTATTTTCAGTGTATTTTACATTTGTTCACTACacaattttcaacaaaaaaatgaCAGAAaatgtcatataaaaaaaaagaaagtatTTTCTTTAGTGCCAGTACTTTTGCGCCACCCAGTAAAATCCGGTATGATGACGTAATATTACTTCATTATACCGGTTACTTACTTAAAAATGCGTATAGTAGTTTCACACTGTAAAGCAATTCTGTAATCAAAAAGCGACACTATACACTGCCTACTTTATGTGTGCTACTACAACAAGTACAACTTCTTTCTTCATAAGataatttgacattattttttacattacattacacacggccacactgttaactatccatttccgtttttgctctcgctctcatcaaatggtgattctttacgatagaacgagatgacatgaccggcaatgggtagttaacactgttgccgatagtacataaGTGTCTGTACATATTAGATAAATATCTACAAAAATCCACCGAAAATCAAACGCACGTTTGCATCTATAATCTAAATCACTGTTCCCTAGATTGTAAGCGAAAAGACTGGTTACGATATGATTAAATTATTTCGCTATAAGGCCCTTTCCCAGTGGTTAAGCACAATAGTTATCTATTTAGGTCGGCATTAAGTAATGGGTTCTGAACTGTGCTGGCTCCTGACATTATCAAGGTCAGAATAGCCGCTTTTGACTAAGAATAGATTTCGTGATAGCCTTTAAGTTTCTGGAGCTTTCTGGAAATTGAAACACATTTAGATATAGCTTTATTGTGTATGTTATAACAATTTTTATTGGTAAAGTCATTGGGCTTTCATAAGCGCCCTCGCCCACTGCGActttacgaaacgcgcgacagcatcgcGATCGCTaataacgcgcgttagtcgcatttgcaacgcactacagaagcgatgccaacgcgctactaagcgcgcctgcatcgctacaaaaaggcgccgtgggcgagggccctaagtGGATGGCATTTGAAGGTGTTAATACATAGTTAAATGAGCAGTTTCCACAAACCTCTTTTGATTGCTTTTGTAGAGCTGTTATTTATACAGCACTAAAAGGATAGGAAACCCTGCAGAGTACACAATTTTAGTGGGCCGATAATTTGGTCCGGTTCcaatttgtataaagaatcgAGTGACGTACATGTTCATATTCGTTCTGTTCATTAACAGCCCGTCAAAACTATAGGCCGACAAAAATTCTGTAGTCTGCTAGTGTCTAAGTTAAAAAGATGCAATTGGAAATAAACTCTACGTTACAGCAGTCTCTTAGTATAGTTTAAAATGGTAATATTTTTCACGACTTGATGTTAGTtattagttttgtggcacattaacacatttttttatattttaaatactcTGTGAACACACGGAATTGAGTCACTTTGTACCTGTGATTTTAAAGTAAAGCAATCACAAAGAAAAATGATTGAAAAGAAAAtgaatgtaaataatttatttgatgaaatCTCTTCACTATTGCACGTGAATgctttttaaatagttttataatatCAAAATGCCGATCTAATTATAGTATAGTTAATTTGCCGATTATttagatttaaataatgtataatgTAAATAGTACAAATGAATACTATAGAGACCGCAAAGATATAAGTAAAGAACGTAATGTAATGACGCAATGAATTGCTTCTTTGtgagtttttgttatttttaactattattatttttttaacatcctttattcatattttatcttTTCCAACAACaatgttcttttataaaaagggaaacctgtcattggctatactatcagtctaaatcttataactagcattttcaatgtatcactgttggtttctataaaataaataaatatgtaatagtAAACTGTACTATTACGTCATGTAGAATATTACAtgctaattttaatttcatcatGCTATACTTTATTACGGGTTTGAGTTaccaaataaaaacaatgattactatagaataaattaaatattcatgagCAATAATATTAGGTACTTGCAGTTGGATGAAAAATTAAGGTTTGTCAGATATTTTTCTGTCGTCATGAAActttacattatgtacttatcATCACTTGCATTACTTAACTCTAAATCAAAGCTGGCAATACATGCCTAATTATAAAACACCTAACGAAGCAAAACAATCTCTGATTCTAACTACGTTTTCGAAatgtattattgtttacaacAAATGtacataaattagtaataaatcATAGTTTAAGGTTATTTGAGATGTTAACAAGTTTTGGGGTGATCTGGCTTTCCGTTTGTTTGAAAACAAACAAACCCCTTGTACATTAAAATAGACTGTAAATAATACGATGTAAGCTTAAAATAGTTCattaataaacgttttgaagTGAACAAATCGTGTTGTATTATTTCTGAGCAAATATGGCTCGAGAGCTATTAATGAAAGCGAAAGTTAGTAAGATGATAATAGTTTAATAGTATTGTTATCGGACTTCCGATTCAAGAGTCGATAGTTCGACTATTGTAGAAAACCCACTCCTATTAAAAGTATAGAGACGAGATATTAAGATTAATCAAGGTTAACGGGAATTTTACCTgcattaaaaagtgttttttttttataattaatgtgTATTATTTGCTAAAGAGGGCTCTTGCTATGAGTCAGGGCtgtaataactaaaaatattaccaaCTAGCAGCCTAAAGTTGCCATGCAATATAGAGTAGGATGAGAGTCAATGGAGAGTAGGTATCACTTTTTGCCAGTTCATAAATAAATTGACAATTTATTTGAAGATGGTACTCGCGTTCGCAAAGTGCATTCGTTGCGTTCAACATTCGCAACTACGCAAACCGAAAAGGTTATAACTACAAGGATGTCAATAAAAGTTGGGACAATAGTAGAAATCAGTATGTTTGTAGCAAGAGAACTGATCGATGATGTTGCGAGAGAAGTATTAACGAACAAACAGTAATAGAAACCGATAAATACGAAAGTTAACACAGCGTTAAGAATCGAATCGCAAAAGGAGTTTTCGTAACAATCGCTTATTAGCGTCGTATTCGACGAATGCTCGCTCCTAATCAATACCCACCCAGCTTAATTAAATACATGTGGTAAATTTATGAACTTTTGAACAGGAAAATGGCTGAAACTATTGGCAGCAATGGCAGTTCGCTAATGACACGGaattataatgtacctacctgaGGGAACTCCAGAAGTTCGTACGTATCGGAACAGAGGGATAtggtaagtaaattaatatgcTACTTATACTGGTATTTATGTAAGCATAATACtaagcatatttatttataattaattagtacgtataaattttgatttttcatTATTCTAAGAACGTTTATGGAAGAGTAAGAGTTTTTTGAAAGTTTTGTGAAAACGAGCTTTTCCATTTTACGATCACgaaaaatgtgtcaaaaattgaTAGCACAATATGGTCACAGATTGGCtgagtattatttttaaaattagtcGCAAGGCTAAATAATCTTACAACAGCAACGGTTACAACATACCGTATCTATAAAATTCGCAAGAtataatatttttgcctaaGAAATAGAACTTGGCAAACACTGCGTTTTACACTCAAGATACGGCGATGATGAAGGTACTGAAGAGCTTTCTGgcaacaaaaattggcactgaATTGGTAAGGATTTGGTGTTGTCGTGCTGTGATTTGGGtttagatgatgatgatgatgatgatgatactgaaAAGAAAGGTTTATAAGAAAAAACTATAGGTACTGACAGTATTTTcttacaataggctagtttcctaaaaaattttttttagtccgtcatgtttaatatcaaaaaatattggacacatatatttttatttgtcagtctaacaaatttaataattacatagttatggtgcgttgaagttccgcacgacgttacaacgtgcggcacttttatgcacgcattgacgtcacgggcctcttcttatgaactttggcgcgctttatctctttaaattttcattagtttgaaaaagtgaaaaatacgtgtagagtattttttgataagttaactgacggactaattaaaactcttgctttttgacccaggaaacatcccttaGCCATTAAATAGCCATTCCGTCTTCATTTTGTTCAGTCGGCAAATCATAAAACTCAACTTGTCACCATGTATAACACGATATCCTTTCACCGTAAGTTAAAGAAGTCTATACATGAATATGCATAGGCATAAACGATAAGAACACGTGAAGTATAAGTAAGAATAGAATTTACGAATCAAAAGTAAAACATCCAGACATaaatttcaaacaaaaatacatagcattataaaagaacaaaagtgCCTTCATCTCCATTAGAGAAAGATATCTAAAAGATAAAAAGATTATCATCTAATTTGGTACCTTAAACATTTCAGGGGCGGAATAGCTTTTGGCAATCTTTAGTCCGTATAATTTGGAGGGCCTAATTCCCTCGTCTTCTTGATGAAGGCTGCTGATTCGGGCAGTCATATCATTACGTTTTAGTAAGAAAAGAAAATGAATAGATACAAAAGGCTCAGGTTCCTTAAGTAACAACGGCGAGTAGAAAAATGTTGGCGAAACTTCGTCTGTGCTTTTAAAATTCTCAAGGTAATAAGTACAAGTATTTTACTCGGCTCTTCCGCAGCATTTCCCGtacttctgttttttttatccacaacgaggaagctcttggcctgtatctcacctgatggtaagtgatgatcaggccgaaggtggaagcgagcttcacccggaatcctcaaccacggaggaactggctatcttacctctaaattaaggaacacaacaatgctgttaacattgttgttatggcgacagacttagggctatatttcaccgggacaccatggcggcgcaaccagtcgccggctaccaacaaaatgtatacggttgcgccgccatggtgtcccggtgaaatatagcccttaggtaagatggtgttagctagccaggcggacttagaacaagccctaccaccaaccaaagcgaaaaaaaaaatctgcccccactgggaatcaaatccagaacctc
This genomic stretch from Ostrinia nubilalis chromosome 14, ilOstNubi1.1, whole genome shotgun sequence harbors:
- the LOC135077807 gene encoding connectin-like gives rise to the protein METVVQYLLLALALTSVQISYTESRLNEKRRDKTERRFHSTQIKDNICEITDRESKVHCYCENTEVRTATRADCWVFNGGIDETDPIWSSFSSQPHLERLTFNVRSDGALKFIPLQVIHRMKRLQKLFIHYATLDKIEKRTFSNMSTVREITLMNNKITALDFSAFTNLPALVNLTIKENKVTEIQRDVFVDLPSLRNLDLSFNSINLAHDACFEHLTVLNDLILEANSITILTRDTFRGLANLTRLDLRSNKLAMIGDLTFTELWNLNELLLDNNELKFLSERAFDGLVLLQKLSMTGNKLKSINEGLLEGVRGLELLDLRNNELEYFTYENVKPIIENLKMKTSVLYLSGNKLSCDCRLSWIQMLRNESKSEILRAALDDVTCVLEKVDRSPNDVNFDVPKSLYELVTNNAPQDPNYETFYEETSQAFKETTAQPVVKSQISIFDVPIETLPCPSELVQNKEDSLMLSSKDESYWQPGSSCSVLSSLTLIVTLGLVCVLL